One Prolixibacteraceae bacterium DNA segment encodes these proteins:
- the mnmH gene encoding tRNA 2-selenouridine(34) synthase MnmH, protein MEILSAEEFLEKSERYPIVDVRSPAEFEEGHISQACNMALFDNDQRAVVGTLYKKQGKDTAVIKGLEYVGPKMAKWAKQAKKMAVDNIILIHCWRGGMRSQSMAWLFEKVGLKCYVLEGGYKAYRNHLLECVAKIPKMIVLEGFSGSGKTDILHSLDHKGCQVIDLEGLASHRGSAFGGIGLIPQPTTQQFQNDLFHQVRQLDPSRPVWVEGESKFIGKVFLPDPFWDRMNHCALLVVEMTRDYRIKQLVKDYAKLESEKMKSAINILVKRLGNKRRDEILEHYDTGRFDCVADLLLEYYDKTYEYSREHMKDKKHVITCALPDTSAEDHADILIQEIETKYDQIYGVC, encoded by the coding sequence ATGGAAATATTAAGTGCAGAAGAGTTTTTAGAAAAATCAGAAAGATATCCTATTGTCGATGTTCGTTCTCCTGCAGAATTTGAGGAGGGACACATCTCACAAGCTTGTAATATGGCACTTTTTGATAACGATCAAAGAGCGGTGGTTGGAACTTTGTATAAAAAACAGGGAAAAGACACTGCTGTAATTAAGGGCCTTGAGTATGTCGGTCCCAAAATGGCTAAATGGGCTAAGCAAGCTAAGAAGATGGCTGTGGACAATATCATCTTAATTCACTGTTGGAGAGGAGGAATGAGATCTCAATCGATGGCTTGGCTTTTTGAAAAAGTTGGTCTTAAATGTTATGTGCTAGAAGGGGGATACAAAGCTTATCGTAACCATCTTTTAGAGTGTGTAGCTAAAATTCCTAAGATGATTGTGTTAGAAGGTTTTTCAGGTAGTGGAAAAACCGATATCCTTCACTCTTTAGATCATAAAGGGTGTCAGGTGATCGATTTAGAAGGATTGGCTTCTCATAGAGGATCTGCATTTGGAGGCATTGGTCTTATTCCACAGCCTACCACCCAACAGTTTCAGAATGATCTATTCCATCAAGTTCGGCAGTTAGATCCTAGTCGTCCTGTTTGGGTCGAAGGAGAAAGTAAATTTATCGGTAAAGTGTTTCTTCCCGATCCTTTTTGGGATCGTATGAACCATTGTGCACTTTTAGTCGTTGAAATGACTCGTGATTATCGTATCAAACAACTGGTTAAAGACTATGCGAAACTTGAATCAGAAAAGATGAAGTCGGCGATAAATATATTGGTTAAACGTTTAGGAAATAAACGAAGAGACGAAATATTAGAGCATTATGACACAGGGCGCTTTGACTGTGTTGCGGATCTGCTATTAGAGTATTACGATAAAACGTATGAGTATAGTAGAGAGCATATGAAAGATAAAAAGCATGTAATCACTTGTGCTTTGCCAGATACTTCTGCAGAAGATCATGCAGATATTTTAATTCAAGAGATAGAAACAAAATACGATCAAATTTATGGAGTGTGTTAA
- the selD gene encoding selenide, water dikinase SelD encodes MECVKLTQYSHGAGCGCKIAPKVLKEILDQVEPSHIDPRLLVGNGTLDDAAVYEIDDENVIISTTDFFMPIVDDPEDFGAIASVNAISDIYAMGGKPLMALAILCWPTNKLDTSVAAEVMNGARKACKEAGITIAGGHSIDGPEPIFGLAVTGIAKKSRIKKNASGEVGCNLYLSKPLGVGILSTAQKRGVLEEEDRMKSRNSMITLNKIGAVLGELEGVTAMTDVTGFGLLGHLKEVCEGSNMSAEISVSKVPLIDGLQKYIDLKTFPGGTQRNFDSYGDRISPITEEQKSILCDPQTSGGLLVAVRPDMEDEFLKVARTYGWEPICFGKTVEKQDYVVQVNP; translated from the coding sequence ATGGAGTGTGTTAAGTTAACCCAATATTCTCATGGGGCAGGCTGTGGGTGTAAAATTGCACCAAAAGTATTAAAAGAGATCCTAGATCAAGTAGAACCTTCTCATATCGATCCACGTTTACTTGTTGGAAATGGAACTCTTGATGATGCTGCTGTATATGAGATAGATGATGAAAATGTGATTATCTCCACAACAGACTTCTTTATGCCTATTGTAGATGATCCAGAGGACTTCGGAGCCATTGCATCTGTCAATGCGATCAGCGATATTTATGCAATGGGAGGAAAACCATTAATGGCATTAGCGATACTTTGTTGGCCAACCAATAAGTTAGATACTTCTGTTGCTGCGGAAGTAATGAACGGTGCTCGTAAAGCATGTAAGGAAGCTGGTATTACCATCGCAGGTGGACATAGTATTGATGGCCCTGAGCCAATATTTGGTTTAGCGGTGACGGGGATTGCTAAGAAGTCTCGAATAAAAAAGAATGCTTCTGGAGAAGTTGGATGTAATTTATATCTTTCAAAACCGTTAGGGGTTGGGATACTATCTACGGCTCAAAAGAGAGGTGTTTTAGAGGAAGAAGATCGTATGAAATCTAGAAACTCTATGATTACTCTTAATAAGATAGGAGCGGTACTAGGAGAATTAGAAGGTGTTACAGCCATGACTGACGTAACTGGATTTGGATTGTTAGGACACTTAAAAGAGGTGTGTGAAGGTTCTAATATGAGTGCTGAAATCTCAGTTTCTAAAGTGCCTCTTATTGATGGCCTGCAGAAATATATTGATTTGAAGACTTTCCCTGGTGGTACACAACGAAATTTCGATAGTTATGGAGATAGAATATCTCCGATTACCGAAGAGCAGAAGTCTATCTTGTGTGATCCACAAACAAGTGGAGGGCTTCTTGTAGCTGTTCGCCCAGATATGGAAGATGAATTTTTAAAAGTAGCAAGAACCTATGGTTGGGAGCCTATTTGTTTCGGAAAAACAGTTGAAAAACAGGATTATGTAGTACAGGTCAATCCTTAA
- a CDS encoding IS66 family transposase: MLCKRQVFDIPPVLEQICTEHRLYENRCSCGQLHKGSMPSNIKAPVQYGSHLRSLIVSLYVEHYIPLNRIGSLVEEITSFKIGDGIITNILNKAQEVMTPLYESLRESISKSSVVGSDETGCKINGGKGWMWVWQNHEVTFITANKSRGYKVVVENFKKGFINATLVSDCYASQLKTPAKHYQLCLAHLQRELIYIKQQTNNSWAEDILNIFYKAMKLKRESAKNQYPLKEKSIFKEQLLLLLKNDEYDDQLDEIKTLRSRLIKRIDSVFTFLEYYEVPFDNNASERSIRNIKIKQKVSAGYRTEEGAQRYAMLRSIVDTLKKQGKSVVRMIAHWLSQNHLKVS, translated from the coding sequence TTGTTATGCAAACGTCAGGTTTTTGACATACCACCTGTTCTTGAACAAATCTGTACTGAGCATCGTCTTTATGAAAATAGATGCAGTTGTGGTCAACTACACAAAGGTTCTATGCCCTCAAATATAAAAGCACCTGTCCAATACGGTTCTCATTTACGTTCACTAATTGTAAGCTTGTATGTTGAACATTATATCCCTTTAAACCGTATTGGTTCACTAGTGGAAGAGATAACATCATTTAAAATTGGAGATGGGATTATTACTAATATTTTAAATAAAGCCCAAGAGGTGATGACTCCTTTATATGAATCACTTCGTGAATCGATATCCAAATCCAGTGTAGTTGGCTCAGACGAAACAGGTTGCAAGATCAATGGAGGCAAAGGATGGATGTGGGTATGGCAAAATCATGAGGTAACATTCATTACAGCCAATAAGTCTAGAGGGTATAAAGTAGTTGTAGAAAATTTTAAAAAAGGATTTATTAATGCGACCTTAGTCAGTGACTGTTATGCTTCGCAATTAAAAACTCCAGCCAAACATTATCAACTATGTTTAGCACATTTACAACGAGAATTAATCTACATTAAACAACAAACGAATAACAGTTGGGCAGAGGATATTTTGAATATATTCTATAAAGCCATGAAATTAAAGAGAGAATCAGCCAAGAACCAATATCCTTTAAAAGAAAAATCAATATTTAAAGAACAGCTTTTATTACTGTTGAAAAATGACGAGTATGACGATCAGCTAGATGAGATCAAGACATTACGGAGTCGATTAATTAAAAGGATTGATAGTGTGTTTACTTTCTTAGAGTATTACGAAGTTCCTTTTGACAACAATGCATCCGAAAGGTCAATACGTAATATTAAAATAAAACAAAAAGTATCTGCAGGTTATCGAACAGAAGAAGGAGCCCAAAGGTATGCCATGTTACGCTCTATTGTTGATACACTTAAAAAACAAGGAAAGAGTGTCGTGAGAATGATTGCTCATTGGTTATCTCAAAACCATCTTAAGGTCAGTTAG
- a CDS encoding alpha/beta hydrolase has translation MRKQENKEQLSYTTYTHPDHKRWIVFVHGAGGSSKTFSRQIAAFKKHFNLLLPDMRHHGGSQDLELLSKEEMSFDVVGQDILSLMDDLGIETAHFIGISMGAIVIRMVEQLAPERIDSIIIGGGVMKLNRRTHILFRAGLFFSKLIPYHQLYKMVAHILMPRENHAVARRLFVREAGKVKKEAFKSWLSLISGLKNKLDDLFIKPLAVPTLMITGAQDFAFLDDVREYASLFPFVRMAEIPKCGHVCNIEKADLFNKHSLDFLLSFKS, from the coding sequence ATGAGAAAACAAGAAAATAAAGAGCAGTTAAGCTATACAACATATACACATCCTGATCATAAAAGGTGGATTGTTTTTGTTCATGGTGCTGGTGGAAGTTCGAAAACCTTTTCGAGACAGATTGCCGCCTTTAAAAAACATTTTAATCTTCTTTTGCCTGATATGCGCCATCATGGTGGCTCCCAGGATTTAGAGTTGCTCTCTAAAGAGGAGATGTCTTTTGATGTGGTAGGACAAGATATTCTCTCTCTGATGGATGATTTGGGGATTGAAACGGCACATTTTATAGGTATTTCCATGGGGGCGATTGTGATTCGAATGGTAGAACAGTTGGCTCCAGAGCGTATTGATTCCATTATTATTGGAGGAGGGGTGATGAAGTTGAATAGAAGAACTCATATTCTGTTTCGTGCAGGGTTATTCTTCTCTAAATTGATCCCTTATCATCAATTATATAAAATGGTTGCCCATATTTTGATGCCTAGAGAGAACCATGCTGTGGCTCGTCGTCTATTTGTTAGAGAAGCTGGAAAAGTAAAGAAAGAGGCTTTTAAATCTTGGTTGTCACTCATCTCTGGTTTAAAAAACAAATTAGATGATCTCTTCATTAAACCTCTTGCTGTCCCTACGCTAATGATTACTGGGGCCCAAGATTTTGCCTTTTTGGATGATGTTAGGGAATATGCTTCTCTTTTTCCGTTTGTGAGAATGGCCGAGATTCCTAAATGTGGTCATGTTTGTAATATTGAGAAGGCCGATCTTTTCAATAAACATAGTTTAGATTTTCTCCTTAGCTTCAAATCTTAA
- a CDS encoding nitronate monooxygenase, with amino-acid sequence MKSLKIGNLEIPVPIIQGGMGVGISLSGLASAVANEGGIGVISAAGLGLIHKEKSLDYVKASIEGLKKEIRTAKEKTIGVIGVNIMAALTNFEDMVKTTISEKADIIFAGAGLPLDLPKYLKPDSITKLVPIVSSAKAARIIAQKWINNYDYAPDAIVVEGPKAGGHLGFKANQIEDNNFSLEEIIPNVVKEIAPLRTKYNKSIPVIAAGGIHTQEDMLRIMELGADGVQLGSRFVTTHECDADEKFKQEYIKATEDNIEIIQSPVGMPGRAIKNEFIDQVKEGLKSPKSCPFHCIKTCKVEKSPYCIISALYNAYKGNFKNGYAFAGSNAYKAKKLISVKELFNELTAKS; translated from the coding sequence ATGAAATCATTGAAAATAGGGAATCTTGAGATTCCTGTACCAATAATACAAGGGGGTATGGGAGTAGGTATTTCACTTTCGGGATTGGCCTCAGCTGTTGCAAACGAAGGAGGAATTGGTGTCATCTCGGCAGCGGGTCTTGGTTTAATTCACAAAGAGAAATCTTTAGACTACGTCAAAGCGAGTATTGAAGGTTTGAAGAAAGAAATTCGAACAGCTAAAGAGAAGACCATTGGTGTCATTGGAGTAAACATTATGGCTGCTTTGACCAATTTTGAAGACATGGTAAAGACAACCATCTCAGAGAAAGCAGATATCATTTTTGCTGGAGCTGGACTTCCATTAGATCTTCCAAAATATTTGAAACCAGACAGCATTACCAAACTAGTGCCTATTGTTTCGTCTGCTAAAGCAGCTAGGATTATTGCCCAGAAATGGATAAACAATTATGATTATGCACCCGATGCAATTGTTGTAGAAGGACCAAAAGCAGGAGGTCATCTTGGATTTAAAGCCAACCAGATTGAAGATAATAATTTTTCTCTAGAAGAGATTATCCCCAATGTGGTTAAAGAGATTGCTCCACTTAGAACTAAATACAACAAAAGTATCCCTGTGATTGCTGCTGGTGGCATTCACACTCAAGAAGACATGCTCCGGATAATGGAGTTGGGAGCTGATGGAGTTCAACTAGGAAGTCGTTTTGTCACCACCCATGAGTGTGATGCAGACGAGAAATTTAAACAAGAGTATATCAAAGCGACAGAAGATAATATTGAGATTATTCAAAGCCCTGTTGGAATGCCAGGAAGAGCTATAAAGAATGAATTTATCGATCAGGTAAAAGAGGGATTAAAATCTCCGAAGAGTTGTCCATTCCATTGTATCAAAACATGTAAAGTTGAGAAGAGTCCATACTGTATCATCTCTGCATTGTACAATGCCTACAAAGGAAATTTCAAGAATGGATATGCTTTTGCTGGCAGTAATGCCTATAAGGCCAAGAAGTTAATCTCTGTAAAAGAACTCTTTAACGAACTAACTGCAAAGAGTTAA
- a CDS encoding alpha-L-fucosidase, whose amino-acid sequence MHQFKHTLSYLIFPVLAMFLATSCGENQPQRSSDYRNSTITVNKNASKSEIIKSAVGVVPDMRQYEWQKMEFIAFAHFGMNTFTGREWGTGKEDPKLFNPTNFDANQWAITAKKASMKMIMLTAKHHDGFCLWPTATTPHSVKNSPWKDGKGDVFKEVADASRKAGLKVGVYVSPADLSEIEREGGTYGNGSKPKTVTIPAYGDAVNEVGSFTYDNCTDYDALFLTQIYEVCSKYGEISEIWFDGANPKPGTGQVYNEKAWFDLIRKLQPNCVIAIHGPDVRWCGNEGGRTRTSEFSVVPTNKENILDNATKNDLGSREKLYKANFLHWYPAETNTSIRHGWFYRDDNQYVKSTSELLDNWYRAVGGNSVFLLNVTPNREGLIPAKDSTNLVNLGKIIYDSFTKNLIDDEAICTADNTKELYNAKYAVDGDIKTAWQTQEGVETGVLTIDLNKEATFNRVVLQEDIYNLSQRVEAFHIDYFKDGKWNLLVKNKTIGFKHISRFPTITTNKIRIVIDKSRVTATLSEVGLYLAPERLENPIITRTKDGMVSIFTKNGDSKIFYTIDGSAPTVDSKSFTESFTLPNGGVIKAISAVNNNTDLSDVVDKTFDLCSSKWTLVEVDDFNSSNPGEKAFDGNNRTMWHTHWHKDSKKHPHHITINLGEEVKLKGFTYTPRQDGSKSGICNSYLFEVSKDGKRWKKMKQDRFDNIQNNPVQQRVFFKSTPAKYIRFTSKSALGNVNWLSTAEVGVIVDHY is encoded by the coding sequence ATGCATCAATTTAAACACACATTAAGCTATTTGATCTTTCCTGTGTTAGCCATGTTTTTGGCAACTTCTTGCGGAGAGAATCAACCACAAAGATCTTCGGATTACAGAAATAGCACGATCACGGTAAACAAGAATGCTTCAAAAAGCGAAATAATTAAAAGTGCTGTTGGAGTAGTACCAGATATGCGCCAATATGAGTGGCAAAAGATGGAGTTTATTGCTTTCGCTCACTTTGGAATGAATACCTTTACAGGAAGAGAATGGGGTACTGGTAAAGAGGATCCAAAACTTTTTAACCCGACTAATTTTGATGCGAATCAGTGGGCAATTACAGCAAAGAAAGCAAGCATGAAGATGATTATGCTTACAGCTAAGCACCACGATGGTTTCTGTTTATGGCCTACTGCAACCACTCCTCATTCAGTTAAAAATTCTCCATGGAAAGATGGTAAAGGAGATGTTTTTAAGGAGGTTGCTGATGCTTCAAGGAAAGCTGGATTGAAGGTAGGAGTGTATGTCTCTCCTGCAGATTTATCTGAAATTGAAAGAGAAGGGGGCACCTATGGTAATGGTTCTAAGCCGAAAACGGTGACTATTCCAGCTTATGGAGATGCTGTAAATGAAGTCGGTTCTTTTACGTATGATAACTGTACTGATTATGATGCACTATTTTTAACTCAAATTTATGAGGTTTGTTCTAAATATGGAGAAATTTCAGAGATATGGTTTGATGGAGCAAACCCTAAACCAGGAACAGGTCAGGTTTATAATGAAAAGGCATGGTTTGATTTAATTAGAAAACTTCAACCGAACTGTGTGATTGCAATTCATGGTCCTGATGTGAGATGGTGTGGTAACGAAGGTGGCCGAACAAGAACAAGCGAGTTTAGTGTGGTTCCTACGAATAAAGAGAATATTTTAGATAATGCAACGAAAAATGACTTGGGTAGTCGTGAAAAATTGTATAAAGCCAATTTTCTTCATTGGTATCCAGCGGAGACAAACACTTCGATCCGTCATGGATGGTTCTATCGTGATGATAACCAATATGTAAAATCTACATCAGAATTGTTAGATAATTGGTATCGTGCTGTTGGTGGTAATTCAGTTTTTCTACTTAATGTTACCCCTAATCGTGAAGGGTTGATTCCTGCAAAAGATTCGACCAACTTAGTCAATCTAGGTAAGATTATCTACGATTCATTCACTAAGAATTTGATTGATGATGAGGCAATTTGTACTGCTGATAATACGAAAGAACTGTATAATGCTAAATATGCTGTCGATGGAGATATCAAAACAGCATGGCAAACACAAGAAGGAGTGGAAACAGGGGTTTTGACTATAGATCTAAATAAAGAAGCAACCTTTAACAGGGTGGTACTTCAAGAAGATATCTATAATTTAAGTCAACGTGTGGAAGCATTCCATATTGATTATTTTAAAGATGGAAAGTGGAATTTGTTAGTTAAAAATAAGACTATAGGATTTAAGCATATTAGTAGATTTCCAACAATCACTACCAATAAAATACGTATTGTAATTGATAAATCACGTGTTACTGCAACACTTTCTGAGGTAGGTCTTTATCTTGCTCCAGAAAGATTAGAGAATCCTATTATCACAAGGACAAAAGATGGAATGGTTTCTATTTTTACGAAGAATGGCGATTCTAAAATCTTTTACACTATAGATGGGTCTGCACCTACTGTTGATTCTAAAAGTTTTACAGAGTCATTTACTCTTCCTAATGGAGGAGTGATAAAGGCTATCTCAGCAGTGAATAATAATACTGATTTGAGTGATGTGGTTGATAAAACGTTCGATCTATGTTCTTCGAAGTGGACTCTTGTTGAGGTGGACGATTTTAATTCATCAAACCCAGGAGAGAAAGCCTTTGATGGAAACAACCGTACGATGTGGCATACGCATTGGCATAAAGATTCAAAGAAACATCCACACCATATTACTATTAATCTAGGAGAAGAGGTGAAACTAAAAGGTTTTACTTATACTCCACGTCAAGATGGGTCAAAAAGTGGGATATGTAATTCTTACCTATTTGAGGTAAGTAAGGATGGAAAACGTTGGAAAAAAATGAAACAGGATCGTTTTGATAATATTCAAAATAACCCTGTTCAACAAAGAGTTTTCTTTAAATCAACCCCTGCGAAATATATTCGTTTTACGAGTAAGTCTGCTTTAGGAAATGTGAATTGGTTGTCTACCGCAGAAGTAGGAGTGATTGTAGATCATTATTAG
- a CDS encoding sialate O-acetylesterase, translating into MMLSISSAFAQFSTYYYQKKTLYDALPNDKNEIIFLGNSITDGGEWAELFRNKKIKNRGISGDVTDGVLFRLEEVYESSPKKVFLLIGINDLSRGKSKAYVHKNILKIVDTIHEKSPKTKVYVQSLLPVNDCYGKFRGHTNKGASVLWVNKKLKSDASAHGYTYINIHDSFANEEGKMKKEYSNDGLHLLGKGYLNWVDIIKAYVK; encoded by the coding sequence ATGATGCTTAGCATCTCTTCTGCTTTTGCTCAATTTTCTACCTATTATTATCAAAAAAAGACCTTATATGATGCATTACCCAATGACAAAAATGAGATCATCTTCCTTGGAAATAGTATTACTGATGGCGGAGAATGGGCTGAACTCTTTCGAAATAAGAAGATAAAGAATAGGGGTATCAGTGGAGATGTGACTGATGGTGTCCTTTTTCGTTTGGAAGAGGTGTATGAATCGTCGCCTAAGAAAGTTTTTCTCTTGATTGGAATCAATGATCTGTCTAGGGGGAAAAGTAAGGCTTATGTTCATAAGAATATCCTAAAGATTGTGGACACGATTCACGAAAAGTCTCCAAAAACTAAAGTATATGTTCAAAGCTTATTGCCTGTGAATGACTGTTATGGAAAATTTAGAGGCCACACCAATAAAGGGGCTTCCGTTTTATGGGTGAATAAGAAGCTTAAATCGGATGCTTCCGCTCATGGTTATACCTATATTAATATTCACGACTCTTTTGCAAATGAGGAGGGAAAGATGAAAAAAGAGTATTCAAATGATGGCTTACATCTATTAGGGAAAGGATATTTGAATTGGGTTGATATTATCAAAGCCTATGTGAAGTAG
- a CDS encoding T9SS type A sorting domain-containing protein: MQRTFDLQNSYELKSFYVYDAGIKETADYNLQSLVIEVSDDNLTWKEVSKKTDINNDNIHSIILKDPVEAKYICFRMVGSIADDNVRIYEIEIYGKEVSTNVPIDISSELRLYPNPATDFISVDVVGLEPAQITIYNVMGAIVYQSNSYNEGDKIAVYHLTAGLYMLQMNVDSKKVIKKFIKY; this comes from the coding sequence GTGCAAAGAACATTTGACTTACAAAATAGTTATGAGTTAAAAAGTTTTTATGTATATGATGCAGGAATCAAGGAGACGGCTGACTATAATCTTCAATCTTTAGTTATTGAAGTTAGTGATGATAATCTTACATGGAAAGAGGTCTCTAAAAAAACAGATATCAATAACGATAATATTCACAGTATTATATTGAAAGATCCTGTTGAGGCTAAGTATATTTGCTTTAGAATGGTTGGATCAATAGCAGATGATAATGTGCGAATATATGAAATAGAGATCTATGGGAAAGAGGTATCAACGAATGTACCTATTGATATATCTTCAGAATTAAGATTGTATCCAAACCCAGCAACGGACTTTATTTCTGTGGATGTTGTGGGACTAGAACCTGCTCAAATTACTATTTATAATGTGATGGGGGCTATTGTCTATCAAAGCAATTCCTATAATGAAGGTGATAAAATAGCGGTGTATCATCTTACGGCCGGTCTTTATATGCTCCAAATGAATGTGGATTCAAAGAAGGTTATTAAGAAGTTCATAAAATACTGA
- the nspC gene encoding carboxynorspermidine decarboxylase, whose product MKRYNVDYPSFVLEEGLLKSNIQRIDEIQKRADIKILLALKAFSTWPVFDLFRGAFDSCTASGPWEAKLGHTEMGALSHTYSPAYCDRDFQEVMDHSSHIIFNSISQFDQFYDRIKLHSHPISIGLRVNPGYSPVKTDLYNPCAAESRLGMVASSLPDELPNGVEGLHFHALCESNSFDLEKILFSFEKLYAKYLPNIKWVNMGGGHLITHNDYDGDHLISVLKAFKERWGVKVYLEPGSAFAWQTGVLVANVVDVINHPDKKTAILDVSFTAHMPDCLEMPYQPEIRGAKTEQMVDGYCYKMGGNSCLAGDVLGDWWFDHLLKIGEQIIFEDMIHYTTVKTTFFNGVKHPDLVIEGMDGHLKVLRHFTYEDFKSKLG is encoded by the coding sequence ATGAAAAGATATAATGTGGATTATCCATCTTTTGTGTTGGAAGAGGGCTTACTTAAAAGCAATATTCAACGTATCGATGAGATCCAAAAGAGAGCGGATATTAAGATCTTATTGGCTTTAAAGGCATTTTCGACATGGCCTGTTTTCGACCTTTTTAGAGGTGCTTTCGACTCCTGTACTGCAAGTGGACCTTGGGAAGCCAAGTTGGGACATACAGAGATGGGAGCATTAAGTCATACTTATTCTCCTGCCTATTGTGATAGAGATTTTCAGGAGGTAATGGATCACTCTTCACATATTATATTCAATTCGATATCGCAATTTGATCAATTCTATGATCGCATCAAGTTGCATTCACATCCTATCTCTATTGGGTTAAGAGTAAATCCAGGTTATTCTCCTGTTAAAACAGATCTTTATAATCCATGCGCAGCAGAGTCTCGACTGGGTATGGTCGCTTCATCACTTCCCGATGAACTTCCCAACGGGGTTGAGGGACTACATTTTCATGCACTTTGTGAATCAAATAGTTTTGATTTAGAGAAGATTTTGTTCTCTTTTGAAAAGCTTTACGCTAAATATTTGCCTAATATCAAGTGGGTGAATATGGGGGGTGGACATCTAATTACTCACAATGACTACGATGGGGATCATCTCATTTCAGTATTAAAAGCATTTAAAGAGAGGTGGGGGGTAAAAGTGTATCTTGAGCCTGGTAGTGCTTTTGCTTGGCAGACAGGGGTGTTGGTGGCCAATGTCGTTGATGTTATTAACCATCCAGATAAAAAGACTGCTATTTTAGATGTTTCGTTTACTGCTCATATGCCTGACTGTCTAGAGATGCCTTATCAGCCTGAAATACGAGGTGCAAAAACAGAGCAAATGGTAGATGGTTATTGTTATAAGATGGGAGGAAATAGCTGTCTTGCCGGGGATGTTCTCGGAGATTGGTGGTTTGATCATCTCCTTAAGATTGGAGAACAGATTATTTTTGAGGATATGATCCATTATACAACAGTAAAGACCACTTTCTTTAATGGGGTGAAGCATCCCGATCTTGTAATAGAAGGTATGGATGGACATTTAAAAGTGCTTCGTCATTTCACTTATGAAGACTTTAAATCGAAATTAGGGTAA